In a single window of the Cucumis melo cultivar AY chromosome 11, USDA_Cmelo_AY_1.0, whole genome shotgun sequence genome:
- the LOC103496007 gene encoding MLO-like protein 12, translating to MGEISSSGGGSLESSPTWAISSFAFFFFFLAFIIETSLHRLAQFLARKRIKSFERGLRKIKTEMMKMGFMSLLLELLESSIPNICVSKRVAKSFLPCKDIAMEYLSMEPVVFTSKNKSLGFNSPTTLPLLNSEQADHCESKGMVSLMSREGVSQLNLLISVLAVFHVLYCIFTMCLGIAKIRKWKAWEKETQALDYQIANDPRRFRLTRQTSIGKRHLNFYATHPLLIWPVCFIRQFSGSVSKSDYFTLRNGFIVSNIAGGSEFNFQKFLHRAFDHDFVQVIQIRFWIWIFSILLIFFSAHEFYNYYWLPFIPLVIVVTVGTKLEVIITKMCVESSKRKPVSSGAFLVKPQDQLFWFSKPSWLLYLIQFVLIQCEVIDLDDPINRIENATKYEEQYT from the exons ATGGGAGAAATTAGTAGTAGTGGTGGTGGTTCACTTGAAAGTTCTCCAACTTGGGCTATCTCTAGTtttgctttcttcttctttttcttagctttTATCATTGAAACTTCTCTTCACCGTCTTGCTCAG TTTCTCGCGAGGAAGAGAATCAAATCGTTCGAAAGAGGTTTGCGAAAGATCAAGACAg AAATGATGAAGATGGGATTCATGTCTTTGCTTCTTGAGTTATTGGAATCATCCATACCAAACATATGTGTGAGCAAAAGGGTGGCAAAATCATTTCTTCCTTGTAAAGATATCGCAATGGAGTACTTGTCCATGGAGCCCGTTGTTTTCActtcaaaaaataaaagtttaggTTTTAATTCACCGACAACCCTTCCTCTACTCAATTCAGAGCAAGCTGATCACTGTGAGTCGAAG GGAATGGTTTCTTTGATGTCAAGGGAAGGAGTCTCGCAGCTGAATTTATTAATTTCTGTGTTGGCTGTATTTCATGTTCTCTATTGTATCTTCACAATGTGTTTAGGGATTGCCAAG ATAAGAAAATGGAAAGCATGGGAGAAGGAGACTCAAGCTCTTGATTATCAGATTGCCAATG ATCCAAGGAGATTTAGACTCACACGTCAAACATCTATTGGGAAAAGACATCTAAATTTCTATGCCACTCATCCACTCCTAATTTGGCCT gTTTGCTTCATAAGACAATTCAGTGGCTCCGTTTCAAAATCTGATTATTTCACTCTACGCAATGGCTTCATTGTG TCCAACATTGCTGGAGGATCTGAATTCAATTTCCAAAAGTTTCTTCATAGAGCTTTTGATCATGATTTTGTGCAAGTTATTCAAATCAG ATTCTGGATATGGATTTTTTCCATACTGTTAATATTTTTCAGTGCACATG AGTTCTACAACTATTATTGGCTCCCATTTATCCCATTAGTG attGTAGTAACAGTGGGAACAAAGCTGGAAGTGATTATAACCAAAATGTGTGTAGAAAGTAGCAAAAGGAAGCCTGTGAGCAGCGGAGCATTTCTAGTGAAGCCTCAGGATCAACTATTTTGGTTTAGTAAACCCAGCTGGCTTCTCTACCTAATTCAGTTCGTCCTAATTCAG TGTGAAGTTATAGATCTAGACGatcctataaataggattgaaaaTGCTACCAAGTATGAAGAACAATACACATAA